Genomic segment of Ostrinia nubilalis chromosome 10, ilOstNubi1.1, whole genome shotgun sequence:
AGGCTCTAAAAATCAgcactatttatttttacactcTATTTTACCAGAACAGTAATTCTCGAATGAAGACCACAACTGTAGTGAAGGCTTCCTCCTTATCGTTGGACCGATGACCTTAGTGGCTGGAAGAAAAGCTGAAGTTCGTTATGTGTAGCACTTCACCGTTCACATAGGAACAGCTATAGGGCTATAGACTGAAATTATGATATTGAAATAAGGtcgcgaaatattttttcagaatgACTATTTCCTACCCCAACATATTTACAACTTTTCATGTAATGTATACCATAAAATAAATTCAGAAAACGATAACATGATGACGACTCTACAAATGCAATAACTTTTTGATCGTAAAGTGCCGTACTCCTATttcaaaacaatttatattttctacttAAGAACTGTATCGATTTCAGAGCGCGAAAACAGTCTTGCTAAAAACCTACAACctataatagttttattataaaaaatgttgTCACATAtgagtaagtaggtaaataaacaaaaaataataattacttacttgCCGTTTAATCTTAACggttaaataaacattcttCTTCTCTTTTTAGCGTTACATCGTCAACTTACAATTACAACAACAATCAGATTGATTCTGCTGTCATTCGGTGTATTAGCCAAGCGTGCCCGTAACTCAGTACAGGATCCTTTAGTGTTTATTGAGAATCCAGTGGAAGCAGATATGCCTGGGCACTGGATGCCTTTGAGTATTGTTAAGGTTATCCTAGAAAAGAAAACTCCACAGCCACCACCGAAGAAAATGACATTGAAGGGCACACTGCCTTCAACAACCACAGAGGTTATAACGACCATTACAACAAAAGCATCAACTACTCCAGAAGAAATAACTACACCAGAGGCTACAACTACTGAAGAGGTAACGACTGTGGAAGATACTACGACAGAAGCGCCATCTACAGAAGCTGCAACGACAGAAGCGTCAACGACAGAAGCGTCAACGACAGAAGCGCCAACGACAGAAGCGTCAACGACAGAAGCGACAACGACTGAAGCGACAACGACCGAAGCGACAACGACCGAAGCAACAACGACAGAAGAAACGACGACAGAAGCACCAACGACAAAAGCAACTACAGCTGGTGGACGACAGACGCCAAAAAGAAACAAACCAAGGGACGATGTTAACAACATACCTGTGTAAAATGACTGCTGAAATAGAAATTCGCGTGAAAGTCAAGTGATTTATGCTTACGTTTTTGGTTTTACCACAAGAACATACTTGGTTCCAAAGATATTATAACAGAAATCAAACATGAGCGTAAGATAGATACTTACAATAATAACTAGTGTTAATTATTTTCGTTTAATGAATTAATAAAAGGATCCTATGGCTTAAGGTGTACTTTTATACCCACATAGGAAATAATGCTTTTCCAGTAATTCCAGATTGTTCTGTGATCATTCACCATCTCAGTCGAAAACTTTTCCTGATTTGCAAACAACACTCTCAAACAAAAACAAGCATCCCAAAGTTCATGTCTACAGCACAATTTTCAGCCTAATACAAATTATGAACTTTCAAAAGcgattttaaatttcaacaagTCCATCATTAAGCTTTGGAGTTCATTTATGGAGCACATCATGTTATAAAATATCGTTGCTTCTCAACCATTCAATTTTAAGATTCACATTTTGGTGACTTTATGTATCCTGTGCCTTATAAAGTCTTATGGTGCCGCGGCAACCTATAATAAGGCAGCACTTAGGATAAGTTCGAAAACGTTGTAAAGATTAATTTAGTGTaggtatgtcttgttggttgtcctattaaactCAATAAAGTAACGATATCCAAAGGGTAGAATAAAAAACGTCAAAGAAACAACATTAATCATAAAACATTTAATGTGCAAAATCGATGGGGTAACAACAATATAAATATTCAGTCTTTTCACCGTTCACATTCGCTGAATTCGTAATCATCGAATGTGTCCATATCTTCTGATGCCAACAAGGAGTCGAGGTCTACGTACAGTTGCTTTTGGATGGACAGTTTCTCGACTATGCTGGCGAATGAGGGTCTGTCGAAGGGGTCTTCGGCCCAGCATTCTACCATCAAGTCGTAGAGGCGGGGAGAGGCTCGGGCAGGCTTGGGTAAGCGCCCGCCGCCTGCTAGGAACGGCGGGACTTGATGATTGCTTAGCTCTGCGTAGGGGAAGCCacctgaaaacaataaaatttgtcTTATAGGACGTAGCATTTATTAACCCGGAAAAGGCTCGTGACCgaatcaactcgaggcggtcagtattctttgtattaaactccatacaaaccacacttatccgcatcgtaacgtaaacgcctagCCTCGCGATGGACAATGTGCGAAAGGCGataacagctcgcgaaaggcaatacggtgttgatcctttTCCGAGTTGacaagtctgctatgagctttattTAATGTGACTGTTTATGGTAAGTACTTTATTAAACGTGCTTTTTCTGTCAAATCAAATACACGTTTTCATGAGCGCCTAGCAAAAGTTTTACTCGAGAGGCCTTAATTACGCGAGTTTGCGATCGGTCCGGTAGGTGGCGCTGCCAGTAGAGTTTTATCAAAGAAAGGTAAATCGGTGTTGAtaaataatacgagtataatacgAGTAATACAATTAAAGCGTGGCCATGTCAGTGAATAAACTGTATGTTTTGGTGTAAGGATTGGTGTTGactaataagttttattttgttgcgCTACAGCATTTTATAACGCCGTAATTtataggaaaagtaaaaacgcTAATAGTTAAACCGGAAACAAATATAGAAATCAGAATTCAATAAGTTATTTTATATGTTTGACTTCCCGAATCTAGCTTTAAAGAGATCCAGAGATCCATAGGGTAACTTTATGCAGTAAAATTCCTATAATATAACAACAAACGCCCAGATATTTCTGGCGTTGTAGAACTGGGAATGTACGACGGCCTCTGAGGCCTCCACAACCTTGACCGCAAGTGCACTTACGCCATGGAGAGACCAAAGCCTGCTTTTATAGCAAAACAGTCTCACCTAAAGTAGCGATCTCCCACAGTAAAACAGCAAACGCCCAGACATCGCTGGCGC
This window contains:
- the LOC135075526 gene encoding integumentary mucin C.1-like, yielding MLSHMTLHRQLTITTTIRLILLSFGVLAKRARNSVQDPLVFIENPVEADMPGHWMPLSIVKVILEKKTPQPPPKKMTLKGTLPSTTTEVITTITTKASTTPEEITTPEATTTEEVTTVEDTTTEAPSTEAATTEASTTEASTTEAPTTEASTTEATTTEATTTEATTTEATTTEETTTEAPTTKATTAGGRQTPKRNKPRDDVNNIPV